From Anopheles arabiensis isolate DONGOLA chromosome 3, AaraD3, whole genome shotgun sequence, a single genomic window includes:
- the LOC120904874 gene encoding mucin-12 isoform X3, with the protein MAADSDGDQQKRTNSSSKRRNAGNEGSRSRACTNSSSNSSNSVSEIQSNDSTLKAVVICEGNLHDPDFPARLESLVESLTTLVEEKQPDEGGKEKSDSGKLTVDKVEPWNSVRVTLSIPKEAAVRLRRLAAEGNSALRALGILSVQLEGETVLSLRLAGQQEIVLRTDNSAVDGAVAGNSTGGLGELARVLSQQQQQPQPNSSGVVLQGHSQGVYAQPMIPAQQQQQQQHLLHMQQQHQLQLQQQQLLHGTAVVDGLPGPSTSKVVHPNLPKPLSNGPLPMDTVGASGGGSGIFKSPNTICPMDGKVPAHVPNVVDACEYPFESMTQARVIQRRENTLGLNSSGGVVTVGPSVAPVSGVGIGAVKQPSNGSFVPPVGTGAVPPPPPYQSAVGTGSVVAKENLAAAAPAAVVGTTMPIPVGTASAGNNVAMSSPLLVNLLQNENSQQQTGPSQQQQQQQQQQQQQLQQQQQQQQQLMRSVGQPILKQELLIASGTGGGGMVKSGVIPNIPPSATMLTQQAVGGGSPIVPSDNDPSVHGVVMGGGALKSGSTVNHQVVSVNQQQQQQHLVHHPVIGGASTMGAPMVSARAATVSVVAHQQQQQLTLVNSGSPLRGAAPTTVPGVSGVMLSASSVNRSNNMTAMTAAVTTGAVSSATNSNDSNSNNQSVLNVSPSSLVTPPLSVPSNSNSSSSSNTTSTMNTIKMQRYSLVAGPSTSGGPVAVGIGPAVRAPQQQQQQQHQQLAIPSGGGGGNVMLAANNRAPVMGPQSSHGHPQGMRPPPSPTAFQLQDQMQMQQPQHSQQQLNRFPVQQQQQQQLPFRQPNPMPLSHQQQQQQGLQSVGYTQRWPTLPMDSATKSGYQEFARFQMQYNLSQQQLNKPTAALGQPQQQQQSHSLDGVSPTVATSPSVGADSLELGNCLVDLPDLAKNDLDSLLPSDLDSAFLDTKLDDLDDLDLMDQQQHHHTLLGPASLQQPADISTVPGTLLGGASVNQAVATGLSGLPMGAPGGGGTTLSDAQLRERRWKAQLLINPLTGELEETQVEEGTEESENGGKAGGRQSSKMGAVRGNDFPPEIPNSLYSDDDTTGSVGGLSSSRLFSDASDSERPSPSTAGLVAMDAGSLAPGSNANMGKAVYGGAPIVPSTSVPTGSGIGSNVASSANVAVPQMVVSTGKPVKHKKERAKPVKAKDKLKSPVAAKDKPKEKTKASLKTVVKQKAKVLSTSVLLVDAAGSGDSPSKNGTELKLRLKLEKPDSIGVRESGLGSRSGGISALPPSLTVASTGSMSAASANASVDRLTVDSDGTALLTSLQLNPASQSQQFIAATSVPSAVTNAMGSISGGSSFVSVPAPLVANAAGNSGNTGSTNSIGTAVQTSSPPGEELRVPPLHISLRGKNSVVIKNSRKDRKKSQSGGEDDSSDGGGVAKRSTFSKRNSIDLNAPISSMVAVTAGPTVSLSPPAYQNHTAGSSKMTVSDVQSSTDQTSEAQLGSQKRAASDAGHSNATATGGSSGSTSSAGHSPNGYVCPEKKRRLSNGGSSISLTASGGTIAASTVSTVSGTSIDNTASSNSSSSGAETSSTPTTVTTSVQEINDIYESIVTTSESVPIGSTNVGTVPPTNLLQSATKNSKSSGANNANSNGSNNINNNNININNNGGSYGKTQKNLVKASVDGVAVGAATAPQSQPATVDALPSAAEDCKKGDSAAVTLASSPSSSAEAASVNPGSTTAERNNIITTTIITTTATNTTTTTTSTSSEKSSTVLESHPSGQQHCGEEESPQQNTLNKINTSIVHHDHQHHHHHSDQEHHSKNRPPEQLLVDVPLEDSGKNSKQQDSSTADGAIADVLPLDAPPPTAAEKGTNPSSTSSSPHSPGTANAVCTTAGSASSTGTMATAATVAAGVVLGVNHHLLGHTNVRGSPGSQAQGEDSGIESMDALSEKSPHQLSSHSPQGSHSSSGTGSNVMNSSSSTNSNSSTLEGKQMPSVDSPQCDEKMLEGNGADVVAVRSEKSGSPKDGKELATTPLLDGSMEHYNDIEAALAKMEGLNDLAVAISCSGADAKLNGDHSILLKPGDLLDHNHHETLESMDQTNLRKILDIDVEDDRKQQSIIDPESLLNDVTHLNTNQSSEEKQGIKLTKDDVKLTKDTKIQNHHQHQQQQQLLSDTTMIKKKSVAEKCDAIGSSKTKTSVKAAGVAGREKHTQQPQQQQQSRQSQQSQQHLSPSESIETDGKLLAKHVVGNNNLPEEEQKMSPVTTNAALDAKVSSDVDGSISATQKSVDECGNNSKNIPSVKSECDSKVIMLVDDKKLLVKSDPDEAIVSSVKKSLRKSSDERQSVTVVATATTPAVCTAAAAADAVAVAPATAETTSVTEKLESSSSSSSSPTPTVAQPSATASPVEMKADPKSPDSADPHIDLKPRHEQPPLYSYSSEKARERRTAAAASDGIQSSANGSARSDARSRRNSSVTSLPAEGSETNPSVDSENESPSRAPASKKSPSANSTGMEDDNTTIGGSSTRTSKAIEQSGASSKSAADGHSTSEQQQGKEMLTQLSIEIPSNSDSGEHRIRTRASSKLESPLELPPRQSPSAATSVGHDSHGSSAVAATGAGTSNATHSGSSAISGSKNCSSAGTAGGTAKQNASAATSNAAGGGSVVTAAGATIGNDRPSPKSTANAIRPAAANKRKRQGSESSNQSGVSDDIPTRAKKSRKATTATDPGTAVHSETPKPALRRSADNTLAKGRMSRKAANAAAAAAAAAAAAAAAAAAAASTAPPTVTIVADSSDSDEPLIEIAAAAAAAAATGSGDKGAHSAVSSGASESTIPPSSASLPKGTAPTTNQSTGGGGGSGEKEKSLRNHHSKNASGVKQQGGIAPPPSSTASSPELTTSTMTVASSTTPTSNATGSNGPTHNANASPGSDSAGGGGTQKSATNIVGGAPSTPATVGTSADEKISTRRSVRMTSSTLSTAAMNNKAKAAANALLQQNSTAATTNNIDSNHHGNSTTVNNNAVVNDVAGAGGLSAAAAGHADGASSGGLSSGGANGNHSSKVVNHVNHHHVGTGLKGSGTSGGVEAIETGTATELRRKTRSAAGLEVTVTEGRRRRISRDSK; encoded by the exons ATGGCGGCCGATAGTGACGGTGATCAACAGAAACGGACAAACAGTAGTAGCAAGCGTAGAAATGCCGGTAACGAAGGAAGCCGAAGCAGAGCctgcaccaacagcagcagcaacagcagcaatagtGTCAGTGAAATTCAAAGCAATGACAGCACTTTAAAGGCGGTTGTCATATGCGAAGGGAACCTGCACGATCCAGACTTTCCGGCACGACTCGAAAGCCTGGTAGAAAGTCTCACAACGCTGGTTGAGGAAAAACAGCCGGACGAGGGTGGAAAGGAAAAGTCCGATTCCGGGAAGCTTACGGTCGATAAG GTGGAACCATGGAACAGTGTGCGAGTTACCCTCTCAATACCGAAGGAAGCGGCGGTACGACTGCGGAGGCTCGCAGCCGAAGGAAACAGTGCACTACGGGCCCTAGGCATTCTGTCGGTGCAGCTGGAAGGAGAGACGGTTCTATCGTTGCGGTTAGCCGGGCAGCAGGAAATTGTTTTGCGGACTG ATAACTCTGCGGTTGATGGAGCGGTTGCAGGAAACAGCACGGGCGGTTTGGGTGAGCTGGCTCGGGTTTTgtcccagcagcaacagcaaccccAGCCAAATTCGTCGGGTGTCGTCTTGCAAGGGCATTCCCAGGGTGTTTACGCTCAGCCAATGATTCcggcgcaacagcagcagcagcaacagcacctgCTACAcatgcaacaacagcaccaactacagctgcaacagcaacagctacTGCACGgcactgctgttgttgatggttTGCCCGGTCCCAGTACCTCTAAAGTCGTCCATCCAAACCTTCCGAAGCCTCTTAGCAATGGTCCATTGCCGATGGACACCGTTGGCGCTAGTGGAGGCGGGAGCGGAATATTCAAATCGCCAAACACTATCTGCCCGATGGACGGCAAGGTTCCAGCCCATGTGCCAAATGTGGTCGACGCCTGCGAATATCCGTTCGAAAGCATGACACAAGCAAGGGTAATACAGCGGCGCGAAAATACGCTCGGATTAAACAGCAGCGGTGGAGTGGTAACGGTAGGTCCGTCCGTTGCCCCGGTGTCCGGTGTCGGCATAGGAGCAGTGAAACAACCATCGAATGGTTCGTTTGTACCACCGGTAGGCACTGGTGCAgttccaccaccgccgccataTCAATCCGCCGTCGGCACTGGAAGCGTTGTAGCGAAGGAGAACCTggcagctgctgctccggCTGCGGTCGTCGGAACCACGATGCCCATTCCGGTGGGCACGGCAAGCGCGGGCAACAATGTGGCCATGTCCAGTCCATTGCTGGTGAATTTGCTACAAAATGAAAACAGCCAGCAGCAAACCGGTCcatcccagcagcagcagcagcagcagcaacagcagcagcagcaattgcagcagcagcaacagcaacagcagcagctgatgcGCAGTGTAGGACAGCCGATTTTGAAGCAGGAACTGCTGATTGCCAGTGGTACTGGGGGTGGAGGTATGGTGAAGAGCGGGGTCATTCCAAACATCCCACCGTCGGCGACGATGTTGACGCAGCAAGCTGTCGGCGGCGGGAGTCCGATAGTGCCGAGTGACAATGATCCAAGTGTGCACGGTGTCGTGATGGGAGGTGGAGCTCTCAAGAGTGGTAGCACGGTGAACCATCAAGTAGTGAGTGtaaatcagcagcagcagcaacaacatctaGTGCATCATCCAGTGATTGGCGGGGCATCCACGATGGGCGCACCCATGGTTTCGGCTAGGGCCGCTACAGTTTCGGTCGTTGctcaccagcaacagcagcagctgacgTTAGTGAACAGTGGCAGTCCTTTGCGTGGGGCTGCGCCCACAACAGTGCCAGGTGTGTCTGGCGTAATGCTCAGTGCTAGTAGTGTGAATAGAAGTAACAATATGACTGCGATGACAGCAGCAGTGACCACAGGTGCTGTGTCATCAGCAACCAATAGTAATGACAGTAACAGTAACAATCAGAGTGTGTTGAACGTGTCGCCTTCTTCTCTAGTAACTCCACCATTGTCAGTGCCTTCAaatagcaacagcagtagtagcagcaacaccacctccaccaTGAACACCATTAAGATGCAAAGATATAGCCTCGTGGCGGGTCCATCGACGAGCGGTGGACCTGTGGCGGTGGGGATTGGCCCGGCCGTGAGAGctccacagcagcagcagcagcagcaacatcaacaactcGCGATACCCAGTGGAGGTGGCGGTGGCAATGTTATGCTAGCCGCTAACAATCGAGCACCTGTGATGGGACCACAGTCGTCGCATGGTCATCCTCAGGGAATGCGGCCACCCCCGTCTCCAACAGCGTTCCAGCTGCAGGACCAAATGCAAATGCAGCAGCCACAACATTCCCAGCAGCAACTGAACCGTTTTCcagttcagcagcagcaacagcaacagctacCTTTTCGACAGCCAAATCCAATGCCACTATcgcatcaacagcaacagcaacaaggaCTGCAATCAGTCGGTTATACTCAACGGTGGCCAACGCTACCCATGGATTCGGCCACCAAGTCAGGCTACCAGGAGTTTGCACGCTTTCAGATGCAGTACAATCTCAGTCAACAACAATTGAACAAGCCCACAGCGGCGTTGGGAcaaccgcaacaacaacaacaatcccaTTCGCTGGACGGCGTTTCACCAACCGTTGCCACGTCCCCAAGCGTTGGTGCCGATTCGCTCGAGCTAGGCAATTGTCTGGTTGATCTGCCCGATCTGGCAAAGAACGATCTGGATTCGTTGCTACCGAGCGATCTGGACAGTGCATTTCTCGACACTAAGCTGGACGATCTAGACGATCTGGATCTGatggatcagcagcagcatcaccacaCGCTGCTCGGTCCAGCGTCGTTGCAACAGCCGGCTGATATTTCGACTGTCCCGGGTACACTGCTTGGTGGTGCGTCCGTGAATCAGGCGGTGGCTACTGGACTTTCCGGGCTGCCGATGGGCGCTCCCGGCGGTGGTGGAACGACGTTGAGCGATGCGCAACTGCGCGAGCGCCGGTGGAAGGCACAGCTTCTGATCAACCCGCTAACGGGCGAGCTGGAAGAAACGCAAGTGGAAGAGGGTACTGAAGAATCGGAAAACGGTGGCAAAGCAGGTGGAAGGCAGAGCAGCAAGATGGGCGCGGTTCGTGGAAACGATTTCCCCCCCGAGATCCCTAACTCACTCTATTCGGACGACGACACTACGGGCAGCGTTGGTGGGCTTTCCTCGTCGCGGCTATTTTCGGATGCCAGCGATTCGGAACGTCCGTCGCCTTCTACAGCTGGTTTAGTAGCGATGGATGCTGGAAGCTTGGCACCGGGCAGTAACGCCAACATGGGCAAGGCTGTGTATGGTGGTGCTCCCATTGTCCCTTCAACATCCGTTCCTACCGGCAGTGGTATTGGTAGCAATGTAGCCAGTTCCGCCAATGTCGCTGTACCGCAGATGGTGGTAAGCACAGGCAAACCGGTGAAGCATAAAAAGGAACGCGCGAAACCTGTAAAGGCCAAGGACAAGCTGAAGTCTCCGGTAGCAGCCAAGGACAAGCCCAaggaaaaaacgaaagcatcGCTTAAGACGGTTGTCAAGCAAAAGGCGAAAGTTCTATCCACCTCAGTGCTGTTAGTAGACGCAGCTGGGTCAGGTGATTCGCCGAGTAAAAACGGCACGGAACTCAAGTTGCGGCTGAAGCTTGAAAAACCAGATTCCATTGGCGTACGCGAAAGCGGTCTTGGCTCCCGTTCCGGTGGAATAAGCGCTCTACCGCCATCATTAACGGTTGCATCGACCGGAAGTATGTCTGCTGCGTCGGCAAACGCATCGGTGGACAGGTTAACGGTAGACAGCGATGGCACAGCGTTGCTGACGTCGCTGCAGTTAAATCCTGCTTCCCAATCTCAGCAATTCATCGCTGCAACGTCGGTCCCCTCGGCAGTCACCAACGCCATGGGGAGTATcagcggtggcagcagctTTGTCTCTGTCCCGGCCCCGCTGGTTGCCAATGCGGCGGGAAACAGCGGAAATACCGGTAGCACAAACAGTATCGGCACTGCTGTGCAGACTTCATCTCCACCAGGCGAGGAGTTGCGAGTGCCTCCGTTGCACATTAGCTTACGGGGTAAGAATTCCGTGGTGATCAAGAACTCCCGCAAAGACCGTAAGAAAAGCCAGAGCGGTGGCGAAGATGACAGCagtgacggtggtggtgttgcgaAGCGATCCACCTTCAGCAAACGTAACTCCATTGACCTCAACGCACCAATCTCGAGCATGGTGGCCGTAACGGCAGGCCCAACAGTATCATTATCCCCACCTGCTTATCAAAACCACACTGCTGGATCGTCCAAAATGACTGTCTCCGATGTGCAATCGAGCACCGACCAGACAAGCGAGGCACAATTAGGCTCGCAGAAGCGAGCCGCATCAGATGCAGGGCATAGCAATGCGACTGCTACTGgaggcagcagcggcagcacatCCTCTGCCGGACACAGTCCGAACGGATACGTCTGTCCGGAGAAGAAGCGAAGACTCAGtaacggtggcagcagcataAGTCTAACCGCGAGTGGTGGTACCATTGCGGCGAGCACTGTATCGACTGTATCCGGCACGAGTATAGACAAcaccgccagcagcaacagcagcagcagcggtgcagAAACATCGTCCACGCCAACAACCGTAACTACCAGTGTGCAGGAAATTAATGACATCTACGAGTCGATCGTTACAACCAGTGAGAGCGTACCGATTGGTTCGACCAACGTCGGCACAGTACCTCCGACAAACTTGCTCCAATCGGCTACAAAAAACTCCAAGAGCTCCGGTGCGAATAATGCTAACAGCAATGGCAGCAACAAcataaacaataacaatatcaaTATTAACAATAATGGTGGCAGTTACGGTAAGACTCAAAAAAATCTCGTCAAAGCTTCGGTAGATGGGGTTGCTGTGGGTGCGGCCACTGCGCCTCAGTCGCAACCGGCTACCGTGGATGCCCTTCCGTCGGCTGCGGAAGACTGTAAGAAAGGAGATAGTGCAGCTGTAACGTTAGCTTCATCGCCTTCATCCTCAGCGGAAGCGGCGTCCGTCAATCCAGGCAGCACTACAGCCGAACGCAACAATATcatcactaccaccatcatcaccacaacGGCCACCAatacaaccaccaccacaacatcTACCTCAAGTGAGAAATCCTCCACTGTTTTGGAAAGTCATCCTTCAGGGCAGCAACATTGCGGAGAAGAAGAATCGCCACAGCAAAATACgctaaataaaattaacaccAGCATTGTACATCACGATCatcagcatcaccatcatcattcgGATCAGGAGCATCATAGTAAAAACCGACCACCGGAGCAGTTGCTGGTAGACGTACCGTTGGAGGACAGTGGAAAGAATAGCAAACAGCAGGACAGCAGCACTGCGGATGGTGCCATTGCCGATGTGCTCCCATTGGACGCCCCACCACCGACTGCTGCAGAGAAGGGTACGAATCCGTCGTCTACGTCCAGTTCGCCCCattctcctggcacggcaaACGCTGTGTGTACTACTGCTGGTAGTGCCAGCTCGACGGGAACGATGGCAACTGCAGCGACGGTAGCGGCGGGCGTTGTATTGGGTGTAAATCATCATTTGCTTGGCCATACGAATGTCCGGGGCTCACCAGGATCTCAGGCACAGGGTGAGGATAGTGGCATTGAATCGATGGATGCACTGTCGGAGAAAAGTCCCCATCAGCTGTCATCGCATAGCCCGCAGGGCTCGCATAGCAGCAGTGGCACAGGCAGTAACGTGAtgaacagcagtagcagtacaAACAGTAATAGCAGCACGCTAGAAGGAAAGCAAATGCCTTCCGTTGATAGTCCACAGTGTGATGAAAAAATGCTTGAAGGAAACGGTGCGGATGTTGTTGCCGTGCGGTCAGAGAAAAGCGGTTCACCTAAGGACGGAAAAGAGCTGGCCACTACACCATTGTTGGATGGCAGTATGGAGCACTACAACGATATTGAGGCGGCGTTGGCAAAGATGGAGGGTTTAAATGACCTCGCGGTCGCGATTAGCTGCAGTGGTGCCGATGCGAAGCTAAATGGCGATCATTCCATACTGCTAAAGCCGGGAGATTTGCTCGATCACAATCATCACGAAACTCTGGAGAGCATGGATCAGACGAATCTGAGAAAAATTCTTGACATAGACGTCGAAGATGATAGAAAGCAGCAGAGTATTATTGACCCTGAAAGTCTATTGAACGATGTCACCCACTTGAACACCAATCAGTCATCGGAGGAAAAACAGGGCATTAAGTTGACGAAAGATGACGTTAAGTTGACGAAAGATACAAAGATAcagaaccaccaccagcatcagcaacaacagcagttaCTTTCCGATACTACGATGATTAAGAAAAAATCCGTTGCAGAAAAATGTGATGCCATCGGGAGCAGCAAGACTAAAACATCTGTAAAAGCGGCAGGCGTTGCTGGCAGAGAAAAGCATacacagcagccgcagcagcagcagcaatcacgACAGTCCCAGCAGTCTCAGCAGCACTTGTCTCCATCTGAATCCATCGAAACGGACGGCAAACTACTCGCAAAGCACGTTGTTGGCAACAACAATCTTCCGGAAGAGGAACAGAAAATGTCACCGGTCACCACAAACGCAGCTCTCGATGCGAAAGTGTCCAGCGATGTTGACGGAAGCATCTCTGCAACACAGAAAAGTGTCGATGAATGCGGCAACAATAGTAAAAATATCCCTAGTGTGAAAAGCGAATGTGATAGTAAGGTAATAATGTTAGTGGACGATAAAAAACTCTTAGTTAAGTCTGATCCCGACGAGGCTATCGTTAGTAGTGTAAAGAAGAGTTTAAGAAAATCTTCTGACGAACGGCAGTCAGTTACCGTTGTCGCCACGGCTACCACACCGGCTgtttgtactgctgctgctgctgctgatgctgttgctgttgcgccAGCAACCGCCGAGACCACCTCCGTTACTGAGAAGCTTgaatcatcgtcatcatcatcatcatctccgaCGCCTACAGTTGCGCAGCCATCTGCCACGGCGAGTCCGGTCGAAATGAAAGCGGATCCAAAAAGTCCTGATTCGGCTGATCCGCACATCGATCTGAAACCGCGTCATGAGCAACCACCGCTGTACAGTTATTCCAGTGAAAAAGCGCGTGAAAGACGTACGGCCGCTGCAGCTAGTGATGGAATTCAGTCTTCAGCTAATGGGAGTGCTCGGAGTGATGCAAGATCTCGTAGAAACTCGTCCGTGACATCGTTACCTGCCGAGGGTAGTGAGACCAATCCATCGGTTGATTCTGAGAACGAGTCGCCTAGTAGAGCACCAGCGAGTAAAAAGTCACCATCGGCAAACAGCACTGGCATGGAAGACGATAATACCACTATTGGAGGGAGTAGCACACGCACCTCGAAAGCAATCGAACAATCGGGAGCTTCGAGCAAAAGTGCCGCCGATGGTCATTCGACATCCGAACAGCAACAGGGTAAGGAGATGCTAACTCAGCTCTCCATTGAAATCCCATCGAACTCGGATAGTGGAGAACATCGGATTCGGACTCGCGCATCCAGCAAATTGGAGAGTCCGCTGGAGCTTCCACCACGCCAGAGTCCGTCAGCGGCAACCTCAGTGGGACATGATTCGCATGGTTCCTCTGCTGTTGCAGCCACTGGAGCAGGAACCAGCAACGCCACCCACTCAGGGAGCAGTGCAATATCTGGGTCTAAAAATTGTAGCTCAGCAGGAACGGCTGGCGGTACTGCGAAGCAAAACGCTTCTGCTGCCACGTCCAACGCTGCCGGGGGCGGCAGTGTAGTCACAGCAGCCGGTGCCACTATTGGCAATGATCGGCCAAGCCCTAAATCGACTGCAAATGCGATCCGACCGGCAGCCGCGAACAAACGGAAACGGCAAGGGTCGGAGAGCTCCAACCAGTCCGGTGTTAGCGATGATATTCCGACGCGTGCCAAGAAGTCCCGTAAAGCAACGACAGCTACCGACCCGGGCACGGCAGTCCATTCCGAAACGCCGAAGCCTGCGCTACGAAGATCGGCAGATAATACGCTCGCCAAAGGTCGCATGTCGAGAAAGGCGGCCAATGCGGCAGCCGCAGCTGCTGCCGCGGCAGCCGCAGCTGCTGCCgcggcagcagccgccgctAGTACAGCACCACCGACGGTTACTATTGTTGCGGATTCCTCCGACAGCGATGAACCTTTGATCGAAATCGCGG cagccgcagcagccgcagcagcaactggTTCGGGAGATAAAGGTGCTCATTCCGCCGTTTCGTCCGGTGCCAGTGAAAGCACTATACCACCGTCATCCGCCTCGTTGCCGAAGGGGACTGCACCCACAACGAACCAGTCGACAGGTgggggtggtggtagtggcgagaaagaaaaatcacTTCGCAACCATCACAGTAAGAATGCGTCCGGTGTCAAGCAGCAGGGTGGAATTGCGCCACCGCCGTCTTCCACAGCATCGTCTCCTGAGTTGACCACGAGCACCATGACAGTTGCATCTTCCACCACACCCACCTCGAATGCCACTGGTAGCAATGGACCCACGCACAACGCCAATGCGAGTCCCGGCAGTGATAgtgctggcggtggtggtacgCAAAAATCCGCCACAAACATCGTTGGTGGTGCACCCTCAACTCCTGCAACGGTGGGTACTTCTGCGGATGAGAAAATCAGTACACGACGCAGTGTACGCATGACGTCATCGACGCTTTCCACGGCGGCGATGAACAATAAGGCAAAGGCTGCGGCGAATGCATTACTTCAGCAGAATTCCACCGCTGCTACAACCAACAACATCGACAGTAACCATCACGGGAATAGTACCACTGTCAATAATAATGCCGTGGTGAACGATGTTGCTGGAGCTGGCGGTTTATCAGCTGCCGCGGCCGGTCATGCGGACGGAGCCTCATCGGGTGGATTGAGTTCGGGCGGAGCCAATGGCAATCATAGCAGCAAAGTGGTAAATCATGTGAACCATCATCACGTGGGAACCGGTTTGAAGGGATCCGGAACTTCGGGTGGGGTAGAGGCCATCGAAACCGGGACTGCGACAGAGCTGCGCCGTAAAACGAGAAGTGCAG CTGGACTCGAAGTCACCGTGACTGAGGGACGTCGAAGAAGGATCTCCCGAGATAGCAAGTGA